The Devosia yakushimensis DNA window TGTGGATTTCACCTTTGTGGGCCTGCCCAAGGTGGAAATCTCCGAGGCTGAATACGACAGGAAGAACATCCTCCTCACGGTCCGTTTCCACGCCGAAGTCGTTTCGGCCACCCGTGACAAGGATGGCAATCTGGTCGAAGGCAATGCCGATCAGGTGCAGACCGTCGCCGATGAATGGACTTTTGCGCGCAATCCAAAATCGCGCGATCCCAATTGGAAAGTCACCTCCACCAGCCAGCTAGATTGATCCTTTGTCCGGCAGGCGTCTTGCATGTCCAAGCGTGATCCCAAGCGCCTGCCGCACGATTTTCATCTGTGGACGGCCGTTGCCGCGACGGTCGATCCGCTGCGCCGCAAGGGCCTGCTGAAAATGGCGGCCGGCCCTTTGCCCCTGCCCCTTGCCGATCCCGCGCCCGATCTGCCCAAGCCGCCGCCCACGCGAAAGCCGCCCCGCAAGGCTTTCCTGCCGCCCTATCAGGCGCCTCCGGGCAATACGCCCCTGCCCGACAAGGTGGTGGAGCCTTCGGTGCGCAAGAAGGTGGTGCGCGGCCGGATCGAGATCGACGGCACGATCGATCTGCATGGCATGACGCAAAACGAAGCGCGCGGCGCGCTGCATCGTTTCATCCAGGCGCGATTCGCCCGCGGCGACCGCACCGTTCTGGTCATCACCGGTAAGGGTCTCAAGACGGACAATGACTACATTGCAGCCATGAGCGAGCGCGGTGTGCTGCGCACCATGCTGCCGGTCTGGCTCAACGAGGCAAGCCTGGCGCCGCTGGTCTCGGGCTGGAGCGTGGCGGCGCGCGGCCATGGTGGCGAGGGGGCGT harbors:
- a CDS encoding Smr/MutS family protein gives rise to the protein MSKRDPKRLPHDFHLWTAVAATVDPLRRKGLLKMAAGPLPLPLADPAPDLPKPPPTRKPPRKAFLPPYQAPPGNTPLPDKVVEPSVRKKVVRGRIEIDGTIDLHGMTQNEARGALHRFIQARFARGDRTVLVITGKGLKTDNDYIAAMSERGVLRTMLPVWLNEASLAPLVSGWSVAARGHGGEGAWYVRLRRS